Sequence from the Thermodesulfobacteriota bacterium genome:
CGCTTTCCGATCCGAATCGGGTTAAAATGGTAAAGATGCTTCAGCATAAAACCATGTGTGTCTGTGAGCTGCAGGCTGCACTGGAAATATCCCAGCCTAACGCATCCAAACATCTGAAAATTTTAGAAGAAGCAGGCCTAGTCGATTATCGTAAAGACGGATTGTGGGTCAATTACCATCTGAGTGATGGAGTAAACAGCCCCTATGTAGCAAGTCTGCTGGGAAATCTCAAGCACTGGTTGGAGAATGATCCTGAAATTGCCAAATTAGTAGAGAAGATACATTTTTTAAACCGAGAAGAGCTGTGCAGGCAGTAAAAATTTCTATCCACTATATAACTGTATACTTATATAAAGATATATAAATCTGATTATTATATCATTAAAAGGCATATCAAATGAAAGAACGTACAAAATTAACATGGATTATTTTAATTTTTCTCGCCAGTTATTATATACCCTGGGGACACCCCATCATTCGCCAATCCGGAATTGAAGCCTTTATGATGCTTCAGGAATATGCACGCGAGCATGTGTTGACCTGCCTGATTCCGGCATTTTTTATTGCAGGCGCCATATCGGTATTCGTTTCCCAGGCTTCGGTGCTTAAATATTTTGGCTCTCAGGCAAAAAAAATTCTGTCTTATTCCGTTGCCTCGGTTTCAGGAACCGTTCTGGCGGTTTGTTCGTGTACGGTTTTGCCGCTGTTTGCCGGTATCTATTCCCGTGGGGCGGGTATTGGACCGG
This genomic interval carries:
- a CDS encoding metalloregulator ArsR/SmtB family transcription factor; the protein is MKSFIKVMKALSDPNRVKMVKMLQHKTMCVCELQAALEISQPNASKHLKILEEAGLVDYRKDGLWVNYHLSDGVNSPYVASLLGNLKHWLENDPEIAKLVEKIHFLNREELCRQ